AAATAAAGTTTCTCTATTTCTAGTTTCTGTTCTCATATGATTTAATGTAATACCAGCACCCATAGTCGCGAAAGGATCACGAGTAAAATAAAGGTTAGGCATAGGATCTGCAACAAATGGATAATCAGAATGAACCATTCCAGAAAGATGTTTAGATTTCATCTCACCAAGTTCTGTTTTTCTGATTCCTGCCATCATTTTATCTACAAGTTCTTGATTATTGAATTGCTTCAAATATTCTTTCACCTGAGTTTCTGTTTCTTCACCTTTGATATTAGCTTCTGCAATAAATTCCTCTACAAAAGCTGTTCTTATCTCATCATTGATGAGTGACTCTGCTGCCAAATTCTCTAAATACAGTACTTCAACACCATTATCTCTTAAGATTTTGGCAAACGCATCATGTTCTTCTTGTGCTATCTTCAAATATGGAATATCATCAAATAACAATCTTTCTAACACATCTGGAGTTAAATTTTCGAGTTCTTTTCCAGGTCTGTGCAATAAAACCGTTTTCAGTTTGCCTATCTCAGAGGTTACATTGATTAGATTTTGATTTGTCATTAGTATCGTCCCTCCTCTGCTTCAATTATAAATCTTCTGGAAATAAATTTCAATAGTTTTTTGAATTTTTATTCTAGATATGCATATATATTCAACGTTTATTTTTCCTACCAAATCGCCTAGATGCCCATATAACAAGCAGCATACCTGCCATAATGTAGTAATAGCCTCGTTTTTCGCTATCAGTTAGTAATGTTGCATCAATAGTCAAAATATTCACCATAATTTGAGAGATGCACATTTTATCACTCCTGCTCTTTTTTCATAACCGCAATTAGATTTCTAGCCGCTTTTAGTTGAACCATTTGATGCAAGTCCCAGCCTTCTTTTCCAAGTTCATTTAATTGGTCTTCGTGTTTTTTCGTTAGTCTCATATCCGTCATTCCATTTAATCTCAAATTTATAAATTTATACTCATATTTTTTCATCGTTTTACCTCTCTTAATTAATTTATTAGCCACTTTATACATTAGAGTTTATTTCATTTGTTTTCAAATCCTCTAATAAGTGCTAAAATAATAATAGCACTTATTAGGAGGTTTAAACATGGTTTATTCTAAAAAAAATATATTTTTCTGTTTTTTCATATCTATTTCTATGATTTTGATGACAGGTTGTGAAAATGAAGTAAAATCTGACTTCAAACATTTTCTAAATGTAGACTTGCTAAAAATATCAGAATTTGAATCTGATGC
The Tissierellales bacterium DNA segment above includes these coding regions:
- a CDS encoding DUF4177 domain-containing protein translates to MKKYEYKFINLRLNGMTDMRLTKKHEDQLNELGKEGWDLHQMVQLKAARNLIAVMKKEQE